From Curtobacterium sp. SGAir0471, the proteins below share one genomic window:
- a CDS encoding TetR/AcrR family transcriptional regulator, with amino-acid sequence MTHEVDDDGATPPRRGGYRKGAERRAQILDEMIRMVAAQGVDASSLRSVADALGITHAALRHYFPSRDELLLAVYREHEVREQDAPDRMRSAIGDMRESASRNREVPGLVQLYTTLAADAVQEGHPATRDFMRERFSRLRADLAELIAADQAAGRIRADLDPVDLASLGIAASDGLQVQWLLDPDAVDGERVLRLLESIIPAADD; translated from the coding sequence ATGACGCACGAGGTCGACGACGACGGCGCGACCCCGCCTCGACGCGGTGGGTACCGCAAGGGCGCCGAGCGCCGTGCGCAGATCCTCGACGAGATGATCCGCATGGTCGCTGCGCAGGGCGTCGACGCGTCGTCGTTGCGGTCGGTCGCCGACGCGCTCGGGATCACCCACGCGGCACTGCGGCACTACTTCCCGAGCCGCGACGAACTGCTGCTCGCCGTCTACCGCGAGCACGAGGTCCGCGAGCAGGACGCCCCGGACCGCATGCGGTCGGCGATCGGCGACATGCGGGAGAGCGCCTCGCGGAACCGCGAGGTCCCCGGGCTCGTGCAGCTCTACACGACCCTCGCCGCCGACGCCGTGCAGGAGGGGCACCCGGCCACCCGCGACTTCATGCGCGAGCGGTTCAGCCGACTCCGCGCCGACCTCGCCGAGCTGATCGCCGCGGACCAGGCGGCCGGCCGGATCCGTGCGGACCTCGACCCCGTCGACCTGGCGAGTCTCGGCATCGCCGCGTCCGACGGACTCCAGGTGCAGTGGCTGCTCGACCCCGACGCGGTCGACGGCGAGCGGGTGCTCCGCCTGCTCGAGTCGATCATCCCCGCAGCGGACGACTGA
- a CDS encoding beta-N-acetylhexosaminidase: MLIPRPRSRADGTGSFTLDERTRVTADPAAEPVAQYLQQVLRASTRLPLFGAAGATDVPVIALRIAADPDDLPAGPGGDRSEAFRLEVTTDGVVVTGGGPAGVFYGVQALLQLLPADVYRRGQVRNDAWTLPVTVVEDAPAFAWRGVMLDVARHFRTKAEVLRLVDQLAVHRINRLHFHLTEDQGWRIEITEYPRLTEVGSWRTESQVGAHVPDDDGTLRVAAKDGRPHGGSYTQDDVREIVAYAADRFVTVVPEIETPGHVRAALAAYPELGVHPDRQLDVWTEWGIAHDVLNAEERTVQFFRDVLDEVIALFPSEYVGIGGDECPKDQWEDDPRTQERIRELGLEDEEQLQAWIVGQLAAHVESHGRRAFGWDEILEGGALSPSATVVSWRGLQGAVTAARRGHDVISTPDDQVYLDYRQSDLPNEPIPVSIVLTVDDVYAFDPVPAELTEAERAHVVGGQANMWTEHVDSVRRLDYQLFPRVVALAEALWSADVAGPRDVGDFRQRLQHHLARLDALGVEYRHGSGPRPWEERPGVPGRPQTRAERAAYIDAVTANIADGGPTP, from the coding sequence ATGCTCATCCCCCGCCCCCGCTCCCGCGCCGACGGCACCGGCTCGTTCACCCTCGACGAGCGGACCCGCGTGACCGCCGACCCCGCGGCCGAGCCGGTCGCGCAGTACCTCCAGCAGGTGCTCCGCGCTTCGACCCGACTCCCCCTGTTCGGCGCCGCCGGCGCGACCGACGTCCCGGTGATCGCCCTGCGGATCGCCGCCGACCCGGACGACCTGCCGGCGGGCCCGGGCGGTGACCGGTCCGAGGCCTTCCGCCTCGAGGTCACCACCGACGGCGTCGTCGTCACGGGTGGTGGCCCGGCCGGCGTGTTCTACGGCGTCCAGGCACTCCTCCAGCTCCTGCCCGCCGACGTGTACCGACGCGGCCAGGTGCGGAACGACGCATGGACGCTCCCGGTGACGGTCGTCGAGGACGCCCCGGCCTTCGCCTGGCGCGGCGTCATGCTCGACGTCGCGCGGCACTTCCGCACCAAGGCCGAGGTCCTCCGTCTCGTCGACCAGCTCGCGGTCCACCGGATCAACCGCCTGCACTTCCACCTGACCGAGGACCAGGGCTGGCGCATCGAGATCACGGAGTACCCGCGGCTCACCGAGGTCGGGTCGTGGCGCACCGAGTCGCAGGTCGGCGCACACGTCCCGGACGACGACGGCACGCTCCGGGTGGCCGCGAAGGACGGTCGCCCGCACGGCGGCTCCTACACGCAGGACGACGTCCGCGAGATCGTCGCCTACGCTGCCGACCGGTTCGTCACCGTCGTGCCGGAGATCGAGACGCCCGGGCACGTCCGCGCCGCCCTGGCCGCGTACCCGGAGCTCGGCGTGCACCCGGACCGGCAGCTCGACGTCTGGACCGAGTGGGGCATCGCACACGACGTCCTGAACGCCGAGGAGCGCACGGTGCAGTTCTTCCGCGACGTCCTCGACGAGGTGATCGCGCTCTTCCCCTCGGAGTACGTCGGGATCGGTGGCGACGAGTGCCCGAAGGACCAGTGGGAGGACGATCCCCGCACCCAGGAACGCATCCGCGAGCTCGGACTCGAGGACGAGGAGCAGCTGCAGGCCTGGATCGTCGGGCAGTTGGCGGCCCACGTCGAGTCGCACGGCCGGCGGGCGTTCGGGTGGGACGAGATCCTCGAGGGCGGCGCGCTCTCCCCGTCGGCGACCGTCGTCTCGTGGCGCGGGCTGCAGGGTGCGGTCACGGCGGCCCGGCGCGGCCACGACGTCATCTCGACGCCCGACGACCAGGTGTACCTCGACTACCGGCAGAGCGACCTGCCGAACGAGCCGATCCCGGTGTCGATCGTGCTGACCGTCGACGACGTGTACGCGTTCGACCCGGTGCCCGCAGAGCTCACCGAGGCGGAGCGCGCGCACGTCGTCGGCGGGCAGGCGAACATGTGGACCGAGCACGTCGACTCCGTCCGACGACTCGACTACCAGCTGTTCCCCCGCGTGGTCGCGCTGGCCGAGGCCCTGTGGTCGGCCGACGTCGCCGGACCCCGCGACGTGGGCGACTTCCGCCAACGGCTGCAGCACCACCTCGCCCGGCTCGACGCCCTCGGTGTCGAGTACCGGCACGGGTCGGGCCCGCGCCCGTGGGAGGAGCGGCCTGGTGTGCCCGGTAGACCCCAGACGCGCGCGGAGCGCGCGGCGTACATCGACGCGGTCACCGCGAACATAGCGGACGGCGGTCCGACGCCGTAG
- a CDS encoding phenolic acid decarboxylase — MSTQTTVEHPEPPQDLTGIVGHRFVYTYANGWQYEMYVKNATTIDYRIHTGHVGGRWVKDQTVDLVALAAGVYKVSWNEPTGTSVVVNVIPEQRVLHGTIFFPRWIELDGSKTVLFQNDHLDEMQRFRDEGPTYPIYVVPEFAHITLFEHVGEDDESVIDTAPGDLPAGWADLTN, encoded by the coding sequence ATGAGCACGCAAACCACCGTCGAACACCCCGAACCGCCCCAGGACCTCACCGGCATCGTCGGCCACCGGTTCGTCTACACGTACGCCAACGGCTGGCAGTACGAGATGTACGTCAAGAACGCGACGACCATCGACTACCGCATCCACACCGGCCACGTCGGCGGCCGCTGGGTGAAGGACCAGACGGTCGACCTCGTCGCCCTGGCGGCCGGCGTCTACAAGGTGTCGTGGAACGAGCCGACGGGCACCAGCGTCGTCGTCAACGTCATCCCGGAGCAGCGCGTCCTGCACGGCACGATCTTCTTCCCGCGGTGGATCGAGCTCGACGGGTCGAAGACCGTCCTCTTCCAGAACGACCACCTGGACGAGATGCAGCGCTTCCGCGACGAGGGCCCGACCTACCCGATCTACGTCGTGCCCGAGTTCGCGCACATCACCCTGTTCGAGCACGTCGGCGAGGACGACGAGTCCGTGATCGACACCGCTCCCGGCGACCTGCCGGCCGGCTGGGCGGACCTGACGAACTGA
- a CDS encoding SDR family NAD(P)-dependent oxidoreductase — protein MSRPRSPFRGLRALVTGASGGIGEELALGLAAAGADVVLVARSADRLDALAARIRRDHGVAAETVSADLATADGVDRVVTALSGTRVDVLVANAGVGDHGPFVEADPERIRTQIDLNCTAVVRLVHAFLPGMLERRLGGVMTVSSVAAFQPTPGMAVYGATKAFLLSFTEAIWQENRGSGVRFLALCPGATETGFFDEAARHPGAAGFLERGRQTPQQVAAVGLRAFARSGGPTVVSGFGNVVTANAHRFVPRGLMARLTEVATGGGGGRRR, from the coding sequence ATGAGCCGTCCCCGCAGTCCCTTCCGAGGCCTCCGCGCCCTCGTCACCGGCGCCAGTGGAGGGATCGGCGAGGAGCTCGCGCTCGGGCTGGCCGCCGCCGGGGCCGACGTCGTCCTCGTCGCCCGCTCGGCCGACCGCCTCGACGCCCTGGCCGCCCGTATCCGCCGCGACCACGGCGTCGCTGCGGAGACAGTCTCGGCCGACCTCGCCACGGCGGACGGCGTCGACCGGGTCGTCACCGCGCTGTCCGGCACCCGGGTCGACGTCCTCGTCGCAAACGCCGGCGTCGGCGACCACGGTCCCTTCGTGGAGGCCGACCCGGAGCGGATCCGGACCCAGATCGACCTCAACTGCACCGCCGTCGTGCGGTTGGTGCACGCGTTCCTGCCGGGCATGCTCGAGCGCCGCCTCGGCGGTGTGATGACGGTGTCGTCGGTCGCCGCGTTCCAACCGACGCCGGGGATGGCCGTCTACGGCGCGACGAAGGCGTTCCTGCTCTCGTTCACCGAGGCGATCTGGCAGGAGAACCGGGGGAGCGGCGTGCGGTTCCTCGCGCTCTGTCCCGGGGCGACCGAGACCGGGTTCTTCGACGAGGCCGCTCGGCACCCGGGTGCAGCGGGCTTCCTGGAGCGCGGTCGGCAGACCCCGCAGCAGGTCGCCGCCGTCGGGCTCCGCGCGTTCGCCCGGTCCGGCGGGCCGACCGTGGTCTCCGGGTTCGGCAACGTGGTCACGGCCAACGCGCACCGCTTCGTCCCCCGCGGGCTCATGGCACGGCTGACGGAGGTGGCCACCGGCGGCGGTGGTGGCCGACGGCGGTGA
- a CDS encoding Gfo/Idh/MocA family protein yields the protein MSRVGVGVIGAGNISDQYLTNLTQFADVEVLMVADLILERAAAQAEKYGVPSSGTVEELLARDDISIVVNITIPAEHAKVGQQIIAAGKHTWSEKPVATTAEDAQALLTAAEAAGVRYATAPDTVLGAGIQTAIRAIARGDIGTPLTATTMFHVPGPDQWHPDPEFLYAEGAGPLFDIGPYYVTTLLHAFGSASRVQAVSSKSRETRVIGSGPRAGTEFAVEVPTHHAALISFADGQSAQTTLSFQHALPRNGFVEINGSEGTIVLPDPNVFDGDSTLWTLGKDEPTTLQHKGSTWGRGTGVVEMARAIAEGRPERASGAVASHALDVMLGIRDAAESGQAVDIASRITKPEPLPEDFDPAAAVLSASVDA from the coding sequence GTGAGCCGCGTCGGAGTCGGCGTCATCGGTGCCGGCAACATCTCGGACCAGTACCTGACCAACCTGACGCAGTTCGCCGACGTCGAGGTCCTGATGGTCGCCGACCTCATCCTCGAGCGCGCTGCCGCGCAGGCCGAGAAGTACGGCGTCCCCTCGTCGGGCACCGTCGAGGAGCTCCTGGCCCGCGACGACATCTCGATCGTCGTGAACATCACGATCCCGGCCGAGCACGCGAAGGTCGGCCAGCAGATCATCGCCGCCGGCAAGCACACCTGGAGCGAGAAGCCGGTCGCCACCACCGCCGAGGACGCCCAGGCGCTCCTCACTGCGGCCGAGGCCGCCGGCGTGCGGTACGCGACCGCCCCCGACACCGTGCTCGGCGCCGGGATCCAGACCGCGATCCGCGCCATCGCCCGCGGTGACATCGGCACGCCGCTCACCGCGACGACGATGTTCCACGTGCCCGGCCCGGACCAGTGGCACCCGGATCCCGAGTTCCTCTACGCCGAGGGCGCCGGTCCGCTGTTCGACATCGGCCCGTACTACGTCACGACCCTGCTCCACGCGTTCGGCTCGGCCTCGCGCGTGCAAGCCGTGTCGTCGAAGTCGCGCGAGACCCGCGTGATCGGCTCGGGCCCCCGTGCCGGCACGGAGTTCGCGGTCGAGGTGCCGACACACCACGCCGCGCTCATCTCCTTCGCCGACGGGCAGTCAGCGCAGACGACGCTGTCGTTCCAGCACGCCCTGCCCCGCAACGGCTTCGTCGAGATCAACGGTTCCGAGGGCACGATCGTGCTGCCGGACCCGAACGTCTTCGACGGGGACAGCACGCTGTGGACGCTCGGCAAGGACGAGCCGACGACCCTCCAGCACAAGGGCTCCACGTGGGGTCGCGGCACGGGCGTCGTCGAGATGGCGCGCGCGATCGCCGAGGGCCGCCCGGAGCGTGCCTCCGGCGCCGTCGCGTCGCACGCGCTCGACGTCATGCTCGGCATCCGGGACGCGGCGGAGTCCGGCCAGGCGGTCGACATCGCCTCGCGCATCACGAAGCCGGAGCCGCTGCCGGAGGACTTCGACCCGGCCGCCGCGGTGCTGTCCGCGAGCGTCGACGCGTAG
- a CDS encoding MFS transporter, which translates to MSAHTPPARLRDAWIALSGLSAVFLFEMLDNSVLTVALPTIGRDLAASTASLQWVSSAYSVAFGGLMLLFGAVADRFGRRRTMLVGLTLLAAASAATVLVTSVEQLVVVRALMGLAAAMTTPGSMALTFRLFSGDELRVRALTVVSTAGLVGLAVGPTIGGFVLAVAPWQVLLVANVPIALVALVGIRSGVGADRSEDLHRHPLDLVGAALGTAAVVGVLVTPTLAVSTGGWPAWAAAVVTVAAVAGFVVHERSARHPLLDLALVARPLVASGLAYKAAAGLATAGLSYAVTLQLQAAWGWPPALAAIGTLPQVVVLLVSGRFVGPFVRRVGLERAAWTSATAVVLGLAVFTLGGRTGYPAVAVALVLVAAGMRVVGAVAGASVLSGLPADRTSIGAALVDTASELATAVGIAVTGTVLAAFVPGGVTTAQTTAAHAAAVVGALQVAGAAITAVAALLVAVGVLRARRGASTPEPTATQPTPTPTAATATATATATATTQPIPTPALPTSSAAPSSSVDHHQESSRA; encoded by the coding sequence GTGTCTGCACACACCCCACCCGCCCGTCTCCGTGATGCGTGGATCGCCCTGTCCGGGCTGTCCGCCGTGTTCCTGTTCGAGATGCTCGACAACTCGGTCCTCACCGTCGCCCTGCCGACGATCGGCCGTGACCTCGCGGCCTCCACCGCCTCGCTGCAGTGGGTCTCGAGCGCGTACTCGGTCGCGTTCGGCGGCCTGATGCTCCTGTTCGGAGCGGTCGCCGACCGGTTCGGCCGCCGTCGCACCATGCTCGTCGGGCTGACGCTGCTGGCGGCGGCGAGTGCTGCGACCGTCCTCGTGACCAGCGTGGAGCAGCTCGTCGTCGTCCGGGCCCTGATGGGACTCGCCGCCGCGATGACCACCCCGGGCTCGATGGCGCTGACCTTCCGGCTCTTCTCCGGCGACGAGCTGCGCGTCCGGGCCCTGACCGTGGTGTCGACCGCGGGACTCGTCGGGCTCGCGGTCGGGCCGACGATCGGCGGGTTCGTCCTCGCCGTGGCGCCGTGGCAGGTGCTGCTGGTCGCAAACGTGCCGATCGCCCTCGTCGCACTCGTCGGCATCCGGTCCGGCGTGGGTGCTGACCGGTCGGAGGACCTGCACCGGCACCCGCTCGACCTCGTCGGCGCGGCGCTCGGGACGGCCGCGGTGGTCGGTGTCCTGGTGACCCCGACACTCGCCGTGTCCACGGGGGGCTGGCCGGCCTGGGCCGCTGCGGTCGTCACCGTCGCAGCCGTCGCGGGCTTCGTCGTGCATGAGCGCTCCGCCCGGCACCCCCTGCTCGACCTCGCCCTGGTCGCACGGCCCCTCGTCGCGAGCGGCCTGGCGTACAAGGCCGCGGCGGGTCTCGCCACGGCCGGGCTGTCGTACGCGGTGACCCTGCAGCTGCAGGCCGCGTGGGGCTGGCCGCCGGCCCTCGCCGCGATCGGGACCCTGCCCCAGGTCGTGGTGCTGCTGGTGAGCGGCCGGTTCGTCGGGCCGTTCGTCCGTCGGGTCGGGCTCGAGCGCGCCGCCTGGACGAGCGCGACGGCCGTCGTCCTCGGGCTCGCCGTGTTCACGCTGGGCGGTCGCACCGGCTACCCCGCGGTCGCGGTCGCGCTCGTGCTCGTCGCCGCCGGGATGCGCGTCGTCGGAGCGGTCGCCGGCGCGAGCGTCCTGTCCGGGCTGCCCGCCGACCGCACGTCGATCGGCGCGGCGCTCGTGGACACCGCGAGCGAGCTCGCCACCGCGGTCGGGATCGCAGTGACCGGGACGGTGCTCGCGGCGTTCGTCCCGGGCGGCGTCACCACCGCGCAGACCACTGCGGCCCACGCTGCTGCCGTCGTCGGTGCGCTGCAGGTCGCCGGGGCCGCGATCACCGCGGTCGCCGCGCTGCTCGTCGCCGTCGGGGTGCTGCGCGCACGTCGCGGAGCCAGCACGCCGGAGCCGACCGCGACCCAGCCGACCCCGACACCGACCGCGGCCACGGCCACGGCCACGGCCACGGCCACGGCCACGACCCAGCCGATCCCGACACCGGCGCTCCCGACGTCGTCCGCTGCTCCTTCCTCGTCCGTCGACCACCACCAGGAGTCCTCCCGTGCTTGA
- a CDS encoding alpha/beta hydrolase, producing the protein MATVPLRGVDPRTTPTTLDHEGRTVRGWQWEPQDGAADDAPVVLLVHGFSSTALGGQQLFVQTARHLVARGAVVRSHDRLGQGVSDGEFADITIRDEVDQVVAMIRAADRGQGVHVVAHSLGAVESALAAAREPSHVRTLTLWSPAGVVVDDITKHDEIQGQPLAPVRERGWFDFGGMPLGGAFIADVQDDLDVYGPVSGYTGPADVVHGTEDAIVPVSYGRRYAELLPGARLTVVDGADHGWSSVPFRERLLSLLDERLGLA; encoded by the coding sequence ATGGCCACCGTGCCGCTGCGGGGTGTCGATCCCCGCACCACGCCGACCACGCTCGACCACGAGGGCCGCACGGTCCGCGGCTGGCAGTGGGAGCCGCAGGACGGCGCCGCCGACGACGCTCCCGTCGTGCTGCTCGTGCACGGCTTCAGCAGCACGGCACTCGGCGGACAGCAGCTGTTCGTGCAGACCGCGCGGCACCTGGTCGCACGAGGAGCAGTGGTCCGGAGCCACGACCGACTGGGCCAGGGCGTCAGCGACGGCGAGTTCGCGGACATCACGATCCGCGACGAGGTCGACCAGGTCGTCGCGATGATCCGCGCTGCCGACCGTGGGCAGGGCGTGCACGTCGTCGCGCACAGCCTCGGCGCGGTGGAGTCGGCGCTCGCCGCGGCGCGGGAGCCCTCGCACGTCCGGACGCTCACACTGTGGTCGCCCGCCGGGGTCGTCGTGGACGACATCACGAAGCACGACGAGATCCAGGGGCAGCCGCTCGCGCCGGTCCGGGAGCGCGGGTGGTTCGACTTCGGCGGGATGCCCCTCGGTGGCGCGTTCATCGCCGACGTGCAGGACGACCTCGACGTCTACGGGCCGGTATCCGGGTACACGGGTCCCGCCGACGTGGTGCACGGCACCGAGGACGCGATCGTGCCGGTGTCCTACGGCCGCCGCTACGCCGAACTCCTGCCCGGAGCGCGGTTGACGGTCGTCGACGGCGCGGACCACGGCTGGTCGTCGGTGCCGTTCCGCGAGCGACTCCTGTCGCTGCTCGACGAGCGCCTCGGCCTGGCCTGA
- a CDS encoding sugar phosphate isomerase/epimerase family protein, which produces MPTTSVQLYSLRDAIAEDLDKAIARVREIGYENVEPYAFVERAADLEKAFAATGLQAPSGHVAVIDAEDTAPIWDAAERLGITTVIDPFIPTDRWQTADDVAKIAERVNELTAEASARGLQFGYHNHQWEFTNKVDGRTVYDLFVEQLSPETVLEVDTFWATVGGADAPAVLKALGDRVVAIHVKDGKVDGDILTALPSSESALVVPEALQRAFENQTPAGQGDVDVRGILAAAPQAIRVVEFDAYSGDVFQGITESLAWLKDNDK; this is translated from the coding sequence ATGCCCACCACCTCTGTGCAGCTGTACTCGCTGCGCGACGCCATCGCCGAAGACCTCGACAAGGCCATCGCCCGGGTGCGCGAGATCGGCTACGAGAACGTCGAGCCGTACGCGTTCGTCGAGCGCGCCGCCGACCTCGAGAAGGCCTTCGCCGCCACGGGTCTGCAGGCTCCGTCCGGTCACGTCGCCGTGATCGACGCCGAGGACACCGCCCCGATCTGGGACGCCGCGGAGCGCCTCGGCATCACGACCGTCATCGACCCGTTCATCCCGACCGACCGCTGGCAGACCGCCGACGACGTCGCGAAGATCGCCGAGCGCGTCAACGAGCTCACCGCCGAGGCCAGCGCCCGCGGCCTGCAGTTCGGCTACCACAACCACCAGTGGGAGTTCACGAACAAGGTCGACGGTCGCACCGTCTACGACCTGTTCGTCGAGCAGCTCTCGCCGGAGACCGTGCTCGAGGTCGACACCTTCTGGGCCACCGTCGGCGGTGCCGACGCGCCGGCCGTCCTGAAGGCGCTCGGCGACCGCGTCGTCGCGATCCACGTCAAGGACGGCAAGGTCGACGGCGACATCCTCACCGCGCTGCCCTCCTCCGAGAGCGCCCTCGTCGTGCCCGAGGCCCTCCAGCGTGCCTTCGAGAACCAGACCCCGGCCGGTCAGGGCGACGTCGACGTGCGGGGCATCCTCGCCGCCGCGCCGCAGGCCATCCGCGTCGTCGAGTTCGACGCGTACTCAGGTGACGTCTTCCAGGGCATCACCGAGTCCCTCGCCTGGCTGAAGGACAACGACAAGTGA
- a CDS encoding MarR family winged helix-turn-helix transcriptional regulator yields MPLTVVRREHVHLYAREPRSKAAKVAVDALLKLQHAEEQQLEQARAESGLTKNEFLTVRYMLQAHRDGRAMGPKDLAVMLNVSNASVTKIVDGLVAKGDIVRVPHPTDRRAQVLEPTVQAAEKIDSSYARFHEAVVGVMDHLSSEDNEVLARCLSQITDALAGGAPAPVDEYTVDPDGAAEPNDS; encoded by the coding sequence ATGCCCCTGACCGTCGTCCGCCGCGAGCACGTCCACCTCTACGCCCGGGAGCCGCGGTCGAAGGCCGCGAAGGTCGCCGTCGACGCACTCCTGAAGCTGCAGCACGCCGAGGAGCAGCAGCTCGAACAGGCACGCGCCGAGAGCGGACTGACGAAGAACGAGTTCCTGACGGTGCGGTACATGCTGCAGGCGCACCGGGACGGCCGGGCGATGGGCCCGAAGGACCTCGCCGTCATGCTCAACGTCTCGAACGCGTCGGTCACGAAGATCGTCGACGGGCTCGTGGCGAAGGGTGACATCGTCCGCGTACCGCACCCCACCGACCGTCGGGCCCAGGTGCTCGAGCCGACGGTGCAGGCCGCCGAGAAGATCGACTCCTCGTACGCCCGGTTCCACGAGGCCGTGGTGGGTGTCATGGACCACCTGTCGAGCGAGGACAACGAGGTGCTCGCACGCTGCCTGTCCCAGATCACCGACGCGCTCGCCGGCGGCGCGCCCGCGCCGGTCGACGAGTACACGGTCGACCCCGACGGTGCCGCGGAGCCGAACGACTCCTGA
- a CDS encoding alpha/beta hydrolase fold domain-containing protein, with amino-acid sequence MHFSWGAYLGERRGTDDVSPYAAPARAEDLSGLPRTYVDCGSAEVFRDETVAFASALWAAGVDAELHVWPGAFHGFTSMVPGAAVSRSAVAALADWTTRLLGEPDPVRTPAA; translated from the coding sequence ATGCACTTCAGCTGGGGCGCCTACCTCGGCGAGCGCCGTGGCACCGACGACGTCTCCCCGTACGCGGCACCCGCACGTGCCGAGGACCTCTCCGGGCTCCCCCGCACCTACGTCGACTGCGGCAGCGCCGAGGTGTTCCGCGACGAGACGGTGGCCTTCGCGAGCGCCCTGTGGGCGGCCGGGGTCGACGCCGAACTGCACGTCTGGCCCGGAGCGTTCCACGGCTTCACGAGCATGGTGCCGGGAGCGGCGGTCTCCCGGTCGGCGGTCGCGGCCCTCGCCGACTGGACGACCCGGCTGCTCGGCGAGCCCGACCCGGTCCGGACACCAGCCGCCTGA
- the mgrA gene encoding L-glyceraldehyde 3-phosphate reductase, protein MAYTAADDRYDSMPYRRTGRSGLDLPLLSLGYWHNFGDDKPFETQRAISRRAFDLGITHHDLANNYGPPYGAAEVNFGRLMREDFRPYRDEMVISTKAGWDMWPGPYGQGGGSRKYVLASLDQSLERMGLDYVDVFYSHRLDASTPLEETMGALHTAVQQGKALYVGISSYDAERSRQAVEILRDLGTPLLIHQPSYSMLNRWIEDEGLLDAAGELGFGVIGFTALAQGLLTGRYLDGVPEDSRAAAGKSLDAGTLTDEVVGHLRALDDIASERGQSLAQLALAWALRDERVTSLVIGASRVEQLEQNVAALGNLSFTDDELRRIDEHSVGVLDVDLWSGARSGQVS, encoded by the coding sequence ATGGCCTACACCGCCGCGGACGACCGCTACGACTCCATGCCCTACCGCCGGACCGGCCGATCGGGCCTCGACCTGCCCCTGCTCTCCCTGGGCTACTGGCACAACTTCGGCGACGACAAGCCGTTCGAGACGCAGCGGGCGATCAGTCGCCGGGCGTTCGACCTCGGCATCACCCACCACGACCTCGCCAACAACTACGGCCCGCCCTACGGCGCTGCCGAGGTGAACTTCGGCCGGCTGATGCGCGAGGACTTCCGCCCCTACCGCGACGAGATGGTGATCTCGACGAAGGCCGGGTGGGACATGTGGCCCGGGCCGTACGGGCAGGGCGGCGGCTCGCGGAAGTACGTCCTCGCCTCGCTCGACCAGTCGCTCGAGCGGATGGGCCTCGACTACGTCGACGTCTTCTACTCGCACCGCCTCGACGCCTCGACGCCGCTCGAGGAGACGATGGGCGCGCTGCACACCGCCGTGCAGCAGGGCAAGGCGCTCTACGTCGGGATCTCGTCCTACGACGCCGAGCGCTCCCGGCAGGCCGTCGAGATCCTGCGCGACCTCGGCACGCCGCTCCTCATCCACCAGCCGTCGTACTCGATGCTCAACCGATGGATCGAGGACGAGGGACTCCTCGACGCCGCCGGCGAGCTGGGCTTCGGCGTGATCGGCTTCACCGCGCTCGCGCAGGGGCTGCTCACCGGGCGCTACCTCGACGGCGTGCCGGAGGACTCGCGCGCAGCCGCCGGCAAGTCCCTCGACGCCGGCACCCTGACGGACGAGGTCGTCGGCCACCTGCGGGCGTTGGACGACATCGCGTCCGAGCGCGGTCAGAGCCTCGCGCAGCTCGCGCTCGCGTGGGCGCTGCGCGACGAGCGGGTGACCTCGCTCGTGATCGGGGCGTCGCGTGTGGAGCAGCTCGAGCAGAACGTCGCGGCGCTCGGCAACCTGTCCTTCACGGACGACGAGCTCCGTCGCATCGACGAGCACTCGGTCGGCGTCCTCGACGTCGACCTGTGGTCGGGCGCCCGTTCCGGTCAGGTGAGCTGA